From the Anoplolepis gracilipes chromosome 15, ASM4749672v1, whole genome shotgun sequence genome, the window tcttttacctttttcttatacatatatttttttcttttcaatttcataTTCTATTTCTGATTTAATCTATACATGTCTGTCAGTTTCTCTTTTGGTCTTTATCTATCCATCTATTTGTCTATCTATCTATCaatctttttctatctttttctatctttcttaCTCTGTttctattatgttataataaatgtcgTAAGCATTTGCTATTAGTAGTTATGTCGGagagaaaaattgcaaagttgataaaaagtaaaaaaaaaataaacagaaaaagattttattgtaacaaaagagaaaagattatAACTAGACAATAAAGGGCGCGTGCGCGCATCTATGACGAACAgtgcgatttatttttttacgtattattttatcaatgtaagaaaaatgttaacaaTGAATAAATTGTGTGTATACgcataatttcatttatcaaaaatattccaaTCACACTCTCTTCACTCTAAATCTAAATGATAGTCTGATATAGATTTCTTTGGAAGACACTCGAAgagatttttacattaaatctCTTCCTCGAGAATCATATATCGAGTTCGACAGTGTCACTTTCCAGTCCCTTGTAATCTTCGAGTACAGGATACACCTCTTCCTCGAGGAACTCGACGACTTGCTCAGGCGCTCTACCGACGAAAGTCGCTGGGTCGAGCAAAGTGTCCAGTTGAGGTAAGATCGGCGCAAAATATGGATCTTTTCTGATCCTATCGACCAGATCGTTATCCAAGCCATGTTGTTTTACTTGTGCTCCGGCTTCGTGTGATAACACGCGAATCTTTTCGTGACAGACCTATAATGAAAATGCATAAAAGAGAATtgttaatagtataaaaaaataaatattaaaatattacagaagtgtgcatcaattaaaatttcaaaactaaaattaaagttaactaaaaagtaaaatttaaaagcttaataaatattgttattgatcttttgatatttaaaagaaatatgattgcaaaaattgtttcaaaatttttatgcaatacacataaatatgcTGAAAAAGAGTGTCATACCTGTCTGTCGCCACCGGTCTTCACCATGGCCATTATCACATTCTCCGTGGACATGAAGGGTAACTCTTGCGCCACGTGTCTGGCGATGACTTTGGGATAAACGACTAATCCCTCCGTGATGTTCTGGAGAGTCATCAGGATCGTGTCGGCCGACAGAAAGGCCTCCGCCAAGGTCAGCCGACGATTCGCCGAATCGTCCAACGTGCGTTCCATCCACTGGGTCGCCGCAGTGTGGAGGACGTTGTTCACCAGCGTCATCAGGTGACGTGCTACGCTGCAGCATCTCTCGGAGCGCATCGGATTGCGTTTGTACGGCATCGCGCTCGAGCCTATCTGCGTACTCTCGAAGGGCTCCTCGATTTCTTTCATGTTCGCGAGAAGACGAATGTCCGTGCAAATCTAGagaagattaaaaagaaaattagtttGAGACCAAAAGAAAATTGGTTTGTGGATCATTTTTAcaacagaagaaaaaaataacggaTATTTCATTCGTTGACAgttataatgttttaacaGCTGTTGTGCGAGGCATTAATTCCGCTCACCTTGTGAACGGTCGCGCCGAGTGAACTCAAGGCGTTCAAGCACTCTATATCGACTTTTCGGCTGTACGTCTGTCCGGTAACGGCATAATGTTTTTCGAAACCAGCCATCTTAGTGACAAGATCATCTAATCGCTTCACCTTTTCCGCATCGCCtgttaacattaattttttagcagTTATTTCCcaaaatctgaaaattaagAGCAATCTTTCGATTCTGCCAAgcttagtttttataattttaatttttcttaagagatttgaataataaaaaatttcaagtatcATTGTTAAAAAAACGGGGATTCATATTTcgataacttttttacttgatcatctaaaaaaatagatttcgaGCGCGTATGTGTGCTCGTGATTATGTCTTtacgattctttttttttcgtgatgAAGTAAAacacgatattaaaatttaaaaaaaggataaattaaattcgcgGCTTACCGTTGAATAGCTGAAGAAAAGATGCTTGAGTGCCAGTAGTGCCCTTGACTCCGCGGAATCTGAGATCGTTCCTGGCACGATGGATGGCCCTTTCGTCCATCAGCAAATCCTGCAGCCATAGCGTCGCTCTTTTGCCGACCGTCGTCAGCTGCGCGGGTTGAAGATGAGTGAAACCCAAAGTAGGCAAACTGCGATACTCGAGAGCGAATTTCGCGAGACGCCGAATTACACTGGCCAGTTTCGGCAGCAGTATGTCGAAGCCTTGGCGCAGGATCAGAAGGTCCTTGAAAAAATCTTAACAAATTAGttgaatcttaaaaataaaaattaaagatatacatCATTACAATATAACAATGTAACACTTGGGTAATatgtgattttttatattttttttttacaaaatcttgagagacattaaattatattaaaataaaaactcaagagatacgattttttataaatgatatatccatatttttacagtttaatATCTTACAAGGAAAGGGTCGGAAGTGTCCCCTTtcgattttaaataagttttgaaTACGTTGTAGTCAGGGCAAAATAGgggacacgtatttttttatatgtgctcTTACGACCGTTAaggtaagagatataaaaaaaagtttctaataaaagttttatggtttttaatgtactttaaaacggcataatcagattttccccttcaatttttgaaaaatctgattatgcagttttaaagtacattaaaaaccataaaacttttattccaaacttttttttatatctcttattgtTTTGACGGTATTCGCTCAGAGGTATAAaaaccaatttttttcaagagggtGTTTCACCTCCTTGACGGCTGTAAgagcacatataaaaaaaatacgtgtttCCTATTTTGATctagactacaacatattcGAAACTCATTAAAGTCGGAGGGGGACGCTTCCAACCCTTTCCttgttagtaataataatgaaacgtaCCGTATTATCACCCACGTAGCAGCTGGTTGCGCCGAGGTGGATGATGGGTGCAGCCAGTGGACACTGTTGGCCGAAAACGTGAACATGCGCCATCACATCGTGCCTCGTCGCTTTTTCTTCCTTGGCGGCGGCTTCAAAATCGATGTCGTCTACGTGTGCCTCCATCTCGGCAATCTGCTGCGGCTTGATGGCCAGGCCGAGCTCCTGAAAAATcgtttttgttaataaatatttctgatcGGTATCATGTCTCGCATCGCTCTGTTCTAactaaaattgaagaaaaaaatgtggcTCGATGTATAATTGGTTTAAAGTTATCACTCGATAAGAGATCGCGCATGTGCGACGATCCTCTATGATTCTTATCCTCGTTTCAACGTACTCTCTGTATCATCTGATTAGATAAAGAGGGCTTGGTTGTCCGCTTCGGGAAAGCATAACGCAAAATTTGTTCATTCGTTTTCACGGCGAGAGGTGCAAGCGAGGAGTCTGCAAGCATGGTGTCCCTGCAGACTATTGCGAGTATAGTGATCAAAGTGCTAAAATTGGTGAGAGGATATAGTATTTTGGTTTTCATATCGTGTGTAATCGTCGTGAAAAGTGTATACACCTGTGAAGAGAGTTTCACAGAGTGTATATATCTGAAAactgaattaataaatgatattttctttgatcAATTTGGGATAAAGTATTCAAGATTCTTTTAGCAAAaacatttactttttatttaattttgagtaactattattttattagaactattatatttaatctagtTACAAAACTGTTcaacaatgttaaaaaattacgaaagacGTCCAAGTCAATTAATCTTTCACGAAAAAATCGACTACAAGTTGATcatttgataaatttcttttagaaGCTATAGTTGTAtagttgaatttaataaaatatatcaaagagTGGTTACCTTAATAAAacgatacaaaaaaatttagtttctcGCTTAATCTGACTCACGTGCGTATCGGAATTAAAAGTTGTCAATAAGCGCGATTTTGCGGTCAGTGATTGCAGTTGTGAAAAATCATGAAAAGGCATGAGGTGTAAAGTCATCATAAATATAACCATTCAAGGGACATTCTTGTAAGACGTATATGATTCATCTCGACTGCCCTTATCGGCTCGCGATAACGCACGCTGTTTAGTAAGCGATACGCTACGTTGCCGTCGCTTTTAATGTAGTAAACTATAGAGTGCTTTAGAAAACCTTTAtagtgataataaaattatcacattTCGTCTTTCTAggatatctaaatatttttaattttcgaaattatttttttcaaacacagtaaaaaaattttattaatataaatctaatttatattataattaaatacaaaaaatcttatttttttttatctttttcaaaattaattttcttaaacttcaatattgtatatatatatatatatatatatatatatattaaaactcgatatttaaaaatagattgtaaGTTTAGATTTAgtctaaaaattttgataaatatattatcttacttTTATTGCACAAGTTTCTTGTGACACgctatacaaatatattttgatgattCATCAATTTGTAGGTTCTCAATCTCATCATTCTGATCCTGTATCGTACAGGATATGGCGGCGAATTTTTAGGTGTAGGTGGAACTTGGAATTTGAACGAGGATAAAAATCCCGATGCCGAGATCGTCGCTTCCGGCGTTTTCGTCGGCTTCTTCATTTATACGAGTGTCGTGCTCGTCAGTTATTGTTTCGGAAATACCGAGCACAAAAAGACTCTTGTTGTAAGTATTCGTACGTAAATTTCAAttcaagttatattaaattacagtaaaaaaaagctataacatttttctcgtgtatatatttcacatttttcacaaaagaattatatttcgcgaattaaaatatcgatgaAACTTTTGATAGATAGAATGTATCAGAAGTGACgctttttctcttcatttagaaattttttgataaacgtgaaacacatttttttcttttatccatTCAAAGAGATAAGAGATAAGAGATTTGTCGTAAAACTGCATATAACATGAAGGTTTAACAAtctgataattttaatcgatcttttttttacaggaAATTATCATGAATTTTGTTGGAACCTTCATGTTTATAGCTGTGGGTGGAACAGCTTTGCATTATTGGCACGGTTACTTGCCTgaacaaaaattcatatacgATGCACCAGAGAGGCAGGTAAGAATCCGAATCGAATTTCCAAcacataaagtaaaattataagaaaacttacactaaataatcaataaatgtatataggTACAAATTTCAATTCCCTATGataagagaattattttttaacacacaaataaaagtaataaaggCTATAACCGGATAAgcatactaaaaaatattttttcattaatctcgaataaaagctcgatttttaaaaaaagattgaaattaaaaaatggctTTTTTAACGTGTTCCTTTCGAGGTTCAATCACCaaacttttatagaatactctttttatatctcaatactctccaattttttcaattttttcaaattggtggaacatgatgaaaaaaaatggaaaatcttttcttttattattttttgacaataGGACGAAAAATACTGCaggatagaaattttttttatgcaaaaacaatttaaaagtttattaaacgttatatttgtgaaaattgtttttgcataaaaaatatttctattttgcagtttaattataactattacagttattattattactattattatcattacgattataattattacaaaaaaataaataattttccgtttataaaaaaataattaaaaaaaggatttttattttttttcactatgTTGCATCaactcgaaaaaattgaaaaaatttgagagtattgagacatataaaaagaatatcctCTAAAAGTTTAATGATTGAACTTCGAGagtttttattcgagattaataaaaaaatatttttttttgtgtctcGTTGATaagtattcagaaaaaaatcaatatgggatcatctcaaatatttacagaaaaaaaatgaaaactgaaaatgacgtttttctcgataactctggaaataataaagttaaagagttgaaattttgaggaaaattttttttttacaatgaggAAATGACAGGccaagtattatttgaaaactcgtcGGGGGCACTTTTTGCATACTTATCCGGCTATAGCCtttcaaaattgatatatatatatatgtatatatttatttcttttttattttaattatctttataaataattccgaaatattaaacaatttttaaacaaattgttaAACAAAATTCAATGATTTCAGGTCGGTCTGGCCGTGGGCTCGTTATGCGTCTTGGAAGGTGCAACGTACCTGATCGATCTCATATTGAGCTTTCTTCATTACGCTAAAGATGAATTTAATTAGCATAAGAAAAGAAGTATTACAAGATAACGTCGTTGACACAGCGACAATATTCAATagcatttttttccatttcatTCCATCAAACTCGACTCACGTTAAAACTAATAATGTACTAACAAGTATCCCGCAAAATCttatagtattaaattatcatcattaattatttccaaGTCATATTTCAGTAgcgcaaaaaatgattttcctTCTTTAAAAATTGCGAAAAGAGGGGAGTCTCTCCTCCTACATTTTTATACCTACATATTTATTCGTACCTCTCCATTAAAGACACATGTAACGTGcccaaaatttttcacaaagagTTTATAACAAActgatttatacataaaatatatttcttatatatgtataaagagaatcaatactttcaatttattttgtttcactTATTCGAAAGCAAACCAACGGTTCTCGAGTTTCTAGCTCTCGTATTCGTGACATcgctgtaaaaatttatttcctcAAGCCTGGCACATTTCCTCATACGCACCGAACGAACCGATAATACGTATCGGGCGATAATTATGCATGTGACCCCTTTGTTTAATCGTTTGGCTCTCTCGGTCTGCAAAGGAAAAAACGTAGAAAACGCAAAACATGTATGACCGGAGCCCTTCTCGAAATACATAAACACGTCCATTGCTCGACGACGTTCCACCGGATGATTTCATCTTAAGCCCTACTAAGATCCCGTCCTACCGTATCAATTAATCCATTTGACCCCGCGATCGTTGTGGATGACCGACACGATTGTACACCCACCCACGAACCGAGTACGTTAATCGCGGAGGTCACGCTTAATTTTGCTAACTTATAAAGCTGGAATATAACAggataagtatattatttacgcTTGAATAAGTACCTTAAATTAGGAGAGGAGAAACTCGGTTTAAATTCGTGCTGCTGGACAAgagcatttttttctctctcgcactTTATTCTCCGAAAaatcgtattaaaaaaaaaaaaaaaagaaaagtaatatcaatttatactCTAGAAATAATCAGAGCCCGAGATGTGTCCGAGAAATAAGTCAacgcgatataaaaatataacattcttTTTACTTACGACGGAGAAATTACTATGTCAGAACGTTTGTATAGCCcacgaaaaataattatcgtgtAAGCTGCGTAAATGTTTCATCGAGGACGGGAGTTGACATAGATACTCAGTAATCGCGATATGAAAAGTGAAAGATTGCAGCGAACTCGTCGTCGTACAACGTGCGGATCGATATGACGATTTGTTTCTAGCAATATTGGTTAAAGGCACAAGTATAGCCTACAGAAACTATACAGGTGGCATAAAGTTGCATGCTTtcagcgtaatatttttttttgcgtatcAGACGAGACGGAAAAATGCATAAagaatctaatttaatttcatattgatTATAGTAAAgttatttcacattaattactttaaaaagtttacatctcccataaataaaatactgtcttcaaaataaatatcaattaatttttaaatattaattaattttataatagcctaattttaattagtttttaatacaaaatgtcatagtgttaataaaatacaatagtgcaattatataaatcttgtcTATTTCTAGATTATTCAAActtattaaatcaattcttgtataatataataaaatatattaagaattaaaaaataattatattaatattaaaaatataatatttaaatactcatagcaatattaaataatattcttttctcttggCACAAATAGATTACAACGCAGTGATAAACAGAGCACTGCGTTCCGATCGCGTCCTACAATGAGGAAATtacacttattttattattccaaGCTAGAGTATTAAAAGTTCGCTAATTAGAATCCAGTAGATCCAGCGTGTTTACTAGTTGcgagttaaaaataatcgcgTTGCCATAATTACGTGAAACGTaataaacgcgcgcgcgctcgcgtTTGCATGTAATACGATAGCGAGTCTTTTCAATGCACACGGTAGACAATCTGTGGAATTACGACGTGTCCTTGCACCATACCGCGACGTCAAAATAACGCTATGAAATAGGATCGACCGTATCGTTTCGAGCGAAGAGGAAGTTAAGTTTCGCTCTCGCGGGATTTTTCATCGCGAACTTTATACTCTTCGCGCACGTGCGTTTACAAtgactctttaaaaaaataatgcaagtaTAATTCATAAAGCAGTAAATAAAATCCCAAAAAACTGAATGGAAATGTCTCTGaattcgagtttttttttttttttttttttttaacgtcacatttctctttatatttttttttataaattgtaataatatgtatactgttttcgcattaaaaattaaaagactgTAAACTTCTCTTATCTTTAACAATAAGTCAACTTGTTGCAGGAAGTTGCAAGAGTCCTTCGATGACTGACTTGCTATGCAGCATTATTACGTGTCATTTAATCGATGACGCAATAGGGCGTGCACGCAACATAACGACACTTCGCGCGTGTCCGTGACATGTCAGCGTATACAGAACAGGCAAAAACCCGACCGGAAATCTGATTACGATGTCAAACGCTATCGTGCGTGAAAGAGCCCGACCTCGATACGGTGTTCCTTGCTTCTCGGAGAAGCAGTGACATTCTTTAATCCGTTTTCTTTATCGAACTTGACTAATCGATATttaatgaatgaaaaaaaaaaaaaaaaaaaaaaaagagacatcTCTGACATCTGCCTCCTGTAATCatctgtattaaaaattgtgcGATTTCGGTGAAAGTTTCGCTAAATGAGTGAAAGCCTCGGAATGACGAAACCCATAGGCATCGCTAACGGTGCCTAGCACCTATACTTGAAGCATCGATTCCTCTCTGGTATCTTTGATACTTATGTTAGGCAGACCTGGTCGCGCGCGCGGGACCTCGAGCCCGTACTTCGCTTGCGCGAGAATCGTAAAGCTCGTAGTAAACGTCGCGTATACCGTACGTCGTGTCGTGCTGCGTTTCAGTTCGAGCTGCGCCGCTGCATCGTGCGGTACGGTTCCCCCTTGGGACGATTCGCGTCGTGtgtttgagaaagaaaaaaagagaaaaaaaaggggaGCGGAGGGAAAGTACCTctgggaaagagagagaacccTGTTCTACTTTCTCAAACCTAGAGATAAAATAGGCAGAGTATAATCTTGTACGGTATAAATCTCCGAGAATCTCGTACTCCTCGGTGTGTGTTTAAAGTGAGAGACTGTTTGTTGCGTTCGCTCGCGACCCGGGTGTGCACACGTGGATAGGGACGCGTGCCAGGTGACTCAATGGACGGAGTATTTGTTGGTCGGCGTACTACTTGAGGCCTATTTAGGTAGAGTTTCAGCCGCAGCGACTCGCCTGGTATGCAACTCGTAATATAACTGCGTAttcattcttgaaaaaaaaaaaaaaaaaaaaaaaaaaagataacgaCCTAAAGGAGACAGAGTTGAAACAGTTAGTCTctgaatatgtatgtacatatgtatgtcgtgttttgaatttatatctcaCTTCGAAAGAAGAATGTATACGACACGTT encodes:
- the Adsl gene encoding adenylosuccinate lyase — translated: MSVSKVQNNDYCDYRSPLSTRYASKEMRYNFSDQNKFSTWRKLWIYLAKAEMELGLAIKPQQIAEMEAHVDDIDFEAAAKEEKATRHDVMAHVHVFGQQCPLAAPIIHLGATSCYVGDNTDLLILRQGFDILLPKLASVIRRLAKFALEYRSLPTLGFTHLQPAQLTTVGKRATLWLQDLLMDERAIHRARNDLRFRGVKGTTGTQASFLQLFNGDAEKVKRLDDLVTKMAGFEKHYAVTGQTYSRKVDIECLNALSSLGATVHKICTDIRLLANMKEIEEPFESTQIGSSAMPYKRNPMRSERCCSVARHLMTLVNNVLHTAATQWMERTLDDSANRRLTLAEAFLSADTILMTLQNITEGLVVYPKVIARHVAQELPFMSTENVIMAMVKTGGDRQVCHEKIRVLSHEAGAQVKQHGLDNDLVDRIRKDPYFAPILPQLDTLLDPATFVGRAPEQVVEFLEEEVYPVLEDYKGLESDTVELDI
- the Ssk gene encoding protein snakeskin; amino-acid sequence: MVSLQTIASIVIKVLKLVLNLIILILYRTGYGGEFLGVGGTWNLNEDKNPDAEIVASGVFVGFFIYTSVVLVSYCFGNTEHKKTLVEIIMNFVGTFMFIAVGGTALHYWHGYLPEQKFIYDAPERQVGLAVGSLCVLEGATYLIDLILSFLHYAKDEFN